From a region of the Triticum aestivum cultivar Chinese Spring chromosome 7D, IWGSC CS RefSeq v2.1, whole genome shotgun sequence genome:
- the LOC123166283 gene encoding probable receptor-like serine/threonine-protein kinase At5g57670 encodes MDAIEECSRGSSHGRRPQLQLGSRILVGVPNNSRGCSELLSWAIRVVAKPNDSVVAVHVLGGRGRKNRLQKANAFVIYMLGELVETCEAKQVNLEAKVICSSSIPRALAREAEQTDAKFLVVGRSRSKYHRNHFEVANYCFMHAPNSCSVIAVGREGLAQTQSSNRLKSQSFDGSSNISSSSTWSRKLTKLLRSSSIRKQADGDEEDKSSPRAVLDGPEGGEPLQVTEECYNSTCSNDTMSRRGHSGIWRRLSDMKLWLPFLRTVDDEGAKAGDGCSTFSEDQKPAWKCYSYQEISVATDDFSPDNIVGRGGYAEVYKGVLSDGQCIAVKRLAKGKPTEQKEKEFLSELGIQVHVCHPNTADLLGCCVENGLYLVFELCANGTLASALHGNSGKVLEWPLRQKIAVGVARGLQYLHMFCRHRIIHRDIKAANILLGDDSEPQISDFGLAKWLPKQWTHHSVVPIEGTFGYLAPEYFMHGIVDEKTDIFAFGVLLLEIVTGRRPIDCSKQSLLQWAKPLLEAGQAIELADPELGDDYDKDQLKRMVTVASRCIMRPAMWRPSVSEVLHLLSTNDECLEEPEKWNIPEDEVNDMDDCTLFSESCSL; translated from the exons ATGGACGCCATTGAGGAGTGCAGCAGGGGCAGCAGCCATGGGCGGCGGCCGCAGCTGCAGCTTGGCTCGAGGATACTGGTCGGCGTGCCCAACAACTCCCGGGGATGCTCCGAGCTGCTGTCGTGGGCGATCAGGGTCGTCGCCAAGCCCAACGATTCCGTCGTCGCCGTCCATGTCCTTG gagggagggggaggaagaACAGGCTCCAGAAGGCGAACGCCTTCGTCATCTACATGCTCGGGGAGTTGGTGGAGACATGCGAGGCTAAACAG GTCAATTTGGAGGCCAAGGTGATCTGCAGCTCAAGCATTCCAAGAGCCCTGGCCCGGGAAGCTGAACAGACTGATGCAAAGTTTCTAGTCGTTGGAAGATCAAGAAGTAAATATCACAG GAATCACTTTGAGGTTGCAAACTACTGCTTCATGCACGCTCCGAACAGCTGCTCGGTGATCGCGGTCGGAAGGGAAGGCCTGGCACAGACCCAGAGCAGCAACCGACTCAAGTCCCAGTCATTTGATG GCAGCAGCAACATCTCCTCAAGTTCAACATGGAGCAGAAAATTAACAAAACTACTTCGATCAAGCTCGATACGCAAGCAGGCTGACGGCGACGAGGAAGACAAGAGCTCGCCGAGGGCGGTTCTTGATGGACCAGAGGGAGGGGAACCCCTGCAGGTCACTGAAGAGTGCTACAACAGCACATGTAGCAATGACACGATGAGCCGGCGTGGCCACAGTGGCATATGGAGACGGCTGTCGGACATGAAGCTCTGGCTTCCGTTCCTGCGAACCGTCGACGACGAAGGCGCGAAAGCCGGCGACGGCTGCTCCACGTTCTCCGAGGATCAGAAACCTGCCTGGAAGTGCTACAGTTACCAAGAGATTTCAGTTGCTACAGACGACTTCAGTCCAG ATAATATAGTGGGGAGAGGGGGCTATGCAGAAGTGTACAAGGGCGTACTGTCTGACGGCCAATGCATAGCAGTGAAGAGGCTGGCCAAGGGCAAGCCCACTGAGCAGAAGGAGAAGGAGTTCCTGTCGGAGCTAGGGATCCAGGTGCATGTCTGCCACCCGAACACGGCCGACCTGCTCGGATGCTGCGTCGAGAACGGGCTCTACCTGGTCTTCGAGCTCTGCGCGAACGGGACGCTCGCATCGGCGCTCCACG GGAACAGTGGGAAGGTCCTTGAGTGGCCTCTGCGGCAGAAGATCGCGGTGGGTGTCGCGAGGGGTTTGCAGTATCTGCACATGTTCTGCAGGCACCGGATCATCCACCGCGACATCAAGGCCGCTAATATCCTCCTCGGCGATGATTCTGAACCTCAG ATTTCTGACTTTGGGCTGGCAAAGTGGCTTCCAAAACAATGGACCCATCACTCTGTCGTACCCATAGAGGGCACATTTGGGTATTTGGCGCCAGAATACTTCATGCACGGCATCGTCGATGAAAAGACAGATATATTTGCCTTCGGAGTTCTTCTGCTAGAGATCGTCACCGGAAGGCGGCCCATCGACTGCTCCAAGCAGAGTCTTCTTCAGTGG GCAAAACCTCTTCTGGAGGCCGGGCAAGCGATCGAGCTTGCAGACCCTGAACTCGGCGATGACTACGACAAGGACCAGCTGAAGAGGATGGTCACCGTCGCGTCACGCTGCATCATGCGGCCCGCAATGTGGCGGCCATCGGTGTCGGAG GTGCTGCACTTGCTGTCTACCAACGATGAGTGCTTGGAGGAGCCTGAGAAATGGAACATTCCGGAGGACGAGGTCAACGACATGGATGATTGCACGTTATTTTCTGAATCTTGCTCTCTGTGA